In Uranotaenia lowii strain MFRU-FL unplaced genomic scaffold, ASM2978415v1 HiC_scaffold_449, whole genome shotgun sequence, the DNA window tttggttcattgaaccattttccttttattataattgtaagaaatattttctgttgatccgaagttcctattaggaattttgaataagaaaaacaaagaaattacaTCATAAATTGGTTCACTATAATTGAATCATCCGGTCCTAATTTTGGCCTGAGGGCATTCTTCTTGGGTCGCTCAATAGACTTCCGGAAGCAACTCCGGTTGCTAGCTTGATTGGTCATCCAACTGATGAATGACGCTGAAAATCGGGCCAAAGATAATCAGAATTTGGGGTGGAATCAGTCGTGGTCTTGTAACAATGCAAGATTTAATATGAAATCTTACATATTCCCTTGCACACACACTTACCATTTTTCATCAGGAATTCTCCTAAATAGCTGTCTCTGATTCGAATTATTCGCATTCGAttcttgctcaatccaaaatatcttctaagtttgaagtttcaatttaaagcaattattcctttctgttgaaaacatttttttttggttaaaagaAAACTCAACTCAATAAAAAAGTGCAAGTGGACAAATATCTTTTGAATCCaagaatttgttcaaaatcaaagtccaatattattcagttcaaaaaattaattctttctttccaaaattattctttcgaatcataacaataatttattgcttcaaagaaaacaggaattTGATTCAAAGAACTGAATAtattgaatcaaagtcagttttgatttgtttcaaaatccaagttttctctgcgtttcgtatttttttttgtcactataCCAGTCACGTGCTCTGACTGACTCTCGATTGAACATTAATCTTCAAAGCATTTGCCAATGTTAATAAGTTTCGAACacttttgaatttataattcaaaaaatttatcatttcctGTCATATTACACCATggccaatttgaattttcatagtttcttatAATTATTAATGTCCaaacccaaaagtctggaattgtctggaagaaatgtcaaaagtctggaagtctggaaacctaaaaaaatgtctgtcaaaagtccaaaaagtctggaagatccagacaaaatctggaaggttgacatccctGACTATCTGCTGCTTCCGGCCAATAGCATCACTTTCCGAAGAGTCGTCAATTTCGTCTGCCATTATCTTCCGCTCacgtttttttcctttctccaTTTTCGATACCTTAGCTTCGGAACTCAAATCCTTTCTCGTGAGATCCTCATTTCTTCCAACCTGATCACAAATGTGTGCCTCATCATTTGGTATGATTTTAGATGGAGATACACCGCTGATACTCTCGTTTTCTCTTTTATCTTCGGGCAGCTTCGGGTTTggaacaatcatttctggtgAATGTTTTGCACTATTCGAAACAATGCTAGCAAACGTTTTCTTGGTAGATCCACTGAGCTCAAGTTTATCGTTGATATTTTTCCTGTTCGGGCAATCTACTTTGAAATGCTCCAATGAACCGCATACAAAGCATTTATTTTGTAGGCCTTCATAATAAATCCTGGCCTTTACATTCTGGATTCGCAGTTGCGCTGGGATCTCTTCCATCACCTCCATTTCCACACCTCTTACCCCATTTAAAATGGGAAACCCTGTTTCAGCCGAGAAACGTTCCTGTACAAGATTTTGAACTTTTCCGTACTTAGACATAACGTTGAAAATCTGGTTGTCGTCAACTTCCGGAGGCAAACCAAAAATTCTTATGTATTTAAAGGCTCCATTCGCTACCGAAACATTTACGTTTATCGTAACACCATCAGCATAACTAAATGCCACTTGTGGCCCCATATTTGATAATGCTTTTTTCATCAGATCTTCCGATTGGAATCGCACAAACAGACAAAAGTTCTCCCTGTACATTGCACTAAGTTCGTTGCTTGTccataattgttttttgaaaaattcgaaaacttCGGCATTCGATGGATTTCTAGACCTTGAACCGAAACGTAATATTAATGTGTTTTCTCTTTTCGGTTCCATTTTGTATAACTTTTTTCCGATATCGTGTTCAGCACTCACTACTTAGAGTAGGCTCCGTTAGCTCACAACCGAAACGCACAGCTCATGAAATACGTCCGTATTCAACGAAGCTTCGATCCGAACTGAAGTTCAATCCATATTTTGCTTCCACCATGGTTTGGTTTCATGAAATTCAtgggtttcaattttttttttgcgactcAACTGTTTTCCACGCACCTGAAGCGCTCGAAATGCCAATAATCAATCGCGTATTTCTTTCactcaatttttacaaaatgaaatCGAATATCCAACGAGGGCCCTCAAAATCGAATCGACTGGCCCTTGAGCAATAATGAACCTCCCTTTCGAAATGCAGTTCATGTTGTCCACCGAATGGATGGATTCTTTTTACAATTCTTTTTTCTCTCGCAGATGCAACTTTGCTTCCCCCCAAGCAAACAGGATTTGCTAACGATGCTAATTGGAATATGATGGAGGGCAAAATCGAACTTTTCAGCTCCGACTCACAATCACAAAACGAACGAGGATAATCTGGCTGCAAATTCCTCGTTGGATTCTCGTTTTTCGGTTTCGAGACTTCATTTTGCATTTCGCAGCATCATTGTGTTTATTATGTTGACTATTATTCGCTGGTAACGACTCTCGAAACTTCACCTGAATTCACAGCACACAGCACACAGCAGGTATTCATTCATCGGAAGCTGCGGGTGGATGCACCCATCGATTGAGGCAATAACAAAACTCGAATTTGAGTGAAATAATCTTGTATAGGTTATAAACgataaagattttcaaagggcataatattaaaatttatcagaaattaaaaatttttgtttagattttggGTGTACACAAACAGGATCCAACAACGGAAGCAGGATCATTGTATCGCAACCACGAGTTGAAACATCGAGATTAAGAGTTTTCGGCATTGAATCAACTTCCGGTTGAGCAACGGAAGGCAAAACGAAACGGAAAAGCGGAAAATGTAACACAACTAAAAAGGGGTGTCGAGTATGAATGTATTAATGCACCAGTCCTCATGGTCGATTTCACTGTTTCCGGTACCGAGTCGAGCATTCCGGAAATGCATTCAATCTATCCAAAGGtgattcatgaattttgaaacggATGATGAAATATTCAGGCACGCTCAAATTGCTCTAATTGAATTATATGATCCATGTGCTGTGCTGATGCTGAATGGATGCTTCCGGCGCTTTTCCAGGTTGGTGTTGATGGCTGTTTGAATGCTTTAATAAAATTCAGGTCACGATCAAAGATAAGAGCTTTGAAAAACTGTGTGTAACATGACATCAACCCTAAGCTAACAACATGATAAAGTTATTTGATTAAGTCAGAATCGACTGGAGCTGATAGAAATTTATTATCATACGCAAATGCCAATTGAGTTTAATTGACCTGACAAAGTTTGAATACTTTgctgtcttttttgtaatttttgtaatttttgccatttttgtcacttttgtcacttttgtcatttttgtcatttttgtcatttttgtcatttttgtcatttttgtcatttttgtcatttttgtcatttttatcatttttgtcatttttgtcatttttgtcatttttgtcatttttgtcatttttgtcatttttgtcatttttgtcatttttgtcatttttgtcatttttgttatttttgttatttttgttattgatcGGTACTGTACCGATCAGGAAATAGCatctaagtttttgtttgtaatatgtgtctagttttatgttcacttgacactttaatcCATTTGCTCGCAAACACCACTTTCTGTACACGTACCCTAGCATTAATATGTACTCTCTCGCAACATAAGAACTTTCGCCGAGAGAGACTCACACAATAGAATGTAAGCCATTTTAGTTGTTAGAATAGAAAATAACATTGAATCGAACGCACGGATCTTTCACTTCGTTCCAATAAAGTACTTATCTAAAGTCCAACCAAGCGACTTATCTCAAGTTTATCCGAAATCGGGTCTAGTTAAGTGGTGGCAAAATAGTTGCATCAAGTTGCACCGTGATACCCATACAAAGTACACCGAAGTGCAAACAAAATTCTTCCCCCATCGGGTGAATCAGCTGCTGTGTGTTAAGTGTAGGCGACTTACCCGGATTCCTGCTGCTAGTGGATGCCGTCGACTTAGAGACGGGAAGAAAACCCTCGAATTCCGaaccccccatcggccgagcccgaacatttggtccttcgaagccGGATTCGAGGACAGGAAGCTCATCTGGACCAGCAGAGGAGATCATCAATCGCCATCTTCCGAGCGCCATAGCAGTTGTGGTTTGTAGCAAATCCACACCCAAGGTAGGCCAACTTGTGATTTTCTCACCGTGGACAAACTATTACGGCCTAATTATTCACTTGGCCAGCGAAAATCGCACCGATATCCCTATACAAATTGTTCGATACGGCACTTACAATAGAATTTGATGATTGATTGTGGATCAAAACAAACTGCGAATTACACTTCAGTACAAAAGTTTTACAACACAGTACAGTGCAAAAGTTTAGaaacaagtaaaaattaaataactttttttttacgaaattgcATTTTGTGACTAAAAGTCAGTTCTACGGCGAATTGCAAGTGCATTTAGGGTGGTGCACTTTACAGTGTCGGTCAAAATTATATCGGCActtacaaatttgaaagtttttggaaaaattggaattcaCTTCCAGTGGTCACTGAGACACTGTGAAGCATTATAGCGAGACCCATAGAGGCAAGTGGCTAGACAACAGTATCGTACAAAAGTATAGCGTCacttaaaaaattggatttttggaaaaaatcaaaatccctTTGCCTGTTTATTTTGTGGCGATTGTAACATTGCTGGGTTACGTAAATACAAGTTGCTGACTACAGTACCGCTCAAAAGGATAGCAACATAcactaaataaaaatattttggcgatttttatttataaaacacATCCGAAAAGTCAATCATTGGTGGCATTTACGGTCGTTTTGGTGTTTTTAAGTGTGATTTGAGTGGTGTTGAGTGATGGCTAGCAAGGCGGAGAAAAAGTTAGCAGCGGACCTTCTGACGAGACGACGAGCGTGTGCTGAACGAGATGTGGTGGAGAAGTTCGTAGCGGATTTCACCTATGAACGGGATTGTTGCCAGGTTGCGGTACGTTTGGAGGCGCTCAACAAGTGCAACGAACTCTTCTTGAACGTGCAGAACGACATCGAGATGGGTGACAGCGAAGAACGGTTTGAAACACACCTGGAATTCCGTGCTGATTTTGAGGATCGATTCTGCAGGGCGAAGGGTTTTTTGCTGTCCAAACTGGAGAGTAGGGAGCATCCGTTGAGTTCGACGATCATCCACGCATCGGCTTCTCATAGCATGTCTTCCAGCTTTCATCATCGTCTGCCAAAAATCGATTTGCCGAAGTTTAGTGGAGATGAATCGCGCTGGATCTCATTCCGTGATAACTTTCTCTCGATGATCCACTGCAACGAGGACATACCGATCGTCAACAAGCTGCAGTATCTGTTGCAGTCGTTGGAAGGAGAGGCAAGAAAACCGTTCGAGTCTGTGGATATCCAAGCCGATAATTATTCGTCGACGTGGGACGCGCTTAAGAAGCGTTACGATAACAAGCGATTCCTCAGAAAGGAGCTGTTTCGAGGCCTGTACAACCTTCCACCGATCCAGTATGAGTCAGCCCAAGACCTCAACACACTGGTTGATGATTTCCAGCGACACGTTAAGGCTCTGGGGAAGTTAGGCGAACCGATCGAGCATTGGGACACTCCGCTCATCTTCATCCTGTCAAACAAGTTGGATTCGGCGACGATTCGTGCATGGGAGCAAGATACTCGACAGAAGGACGAGGTGAAATACGACGAGCTCATCGAGTTTCTCATCCACCAGGTCCGGATGTTGAAATCCGTGGACAGCGATCTCCAGCATCGTTCCTCAGTGCCCACCGTTTTCAAGGTGGCAGGACAAATCACGAAGAAACCAGTTCCCATCCGATCTGTCGTGAACACAGCTACGTCCGAAACTCAATCCAGTACTTCGCCATGCCACTGTTGTTTGAGAACACATCCGCTTCACCAATGTCCAGCATTTTCGAACCTATCAAGCTCCCAACGGCGAGAGTTTGTGACACAGCACAGTCTTTGCTGGAATTGCTTTCGCGCAAACCACCGGGCAACATCCTGCAAATCTAAGTTTCTGTGCAGGATTTGTCAAGCAAAACACCACACCATGTTGCACGACCACCAAATATCACATCTAGAGCAACTCTCTACTGAGGAACCACATCCCGTACAAGCGAATCCAGGCCCCAGTAGATTGCTTAGCCCCCCAACAGTAAATCTTTCCGTGCATTCTGATTCAACCGTTCTCTTGGAGACAGTCTCGCTGTTAGTAGTCGACCGATACGGCAGAAAGATCCAAGCACGAGCTCTACTTGATTCTGCAGCGATGTCAAATTTCATCACCAAGAAGCTGGCGAACGAGCTCGCCACCCGTCAAAGTCCCGTGGACATCGCAGTTGCCGGAATTGGAGAGTCAGTCAAGCGTATCAAGCACAAGTTAGCTGCCAAGATCATATCCAGGAACAGCGACTTCTCCACCACACTCGATTTCCTCGTCATGAAGAAGCCAACCTCCCATCTTCCCACATCCCCGATCGATACAACTGCCTGGAAAATGCCAAAGGTTCCATTGGCGGATCCTCAGTTCCACGTTCCAGCAACAATCGACATAATCATCGGTGGAGAATGTTACCACGAGTTCCACACAGGCGTACGCCACTCTCTTGGTGATAATTCTCCGTTTTTGGTGGACACCCTCTTTGGCTGGACAGTTTCTGGCAAAGTGGATTCCAGCTCCACCACCGCACCACGAGCGTGCTTCCTCTCCACCGTTGATCAAACCCGAGAAACGATCCCTGGGGAGTTCCGGCCAATGGAAACCGCCGATGGGAGCCTGAGAACGGAAGCTGAACCCTCCACCACTCAAATCCACGAAAAAGGATCCGTCGCCCGCCATTCCCGGCCCAATAATCCTAAAACCACCCTTGGAGATTCGAACACGAAGGCCACACAACGTAACTCCACCAGAAATGCACACCACAAAATCCCTGGAAGTCACGCTCAGCCCGGAAAAAGGCACCGCATCGATTCTGTTGACGACAAACCACACTGCTATCTGCCACATCACCCGGTGCTCAAGGAAGCCAGCAAAACCACCAATGAACGCGTGGTATTCGACGCATCCTGTGAGCCCAATTCAAGATACGCGCTCAACGATACGCTGCTCGTCGGTTCCGTCGCTCAACACAGTCAGCTGTCCAACACGCCTTCAAGCGCCGCTAAGGTCAACGACAAAGGAGAAGACGCTGCCTGTGAATCCTGCTGCTACTTTGTCCCTTTAGCCAAGCAGCCGTCAGTTACCTGTCTGGGGTTATGCGCACCTGTCCTGCCAACGGAATTCCGCATACCAAAGCCGCCACGACATCGTTGGAGAACTATTGCTGCTAATCGGTTAACTGCTATCCAGAAGGATACTGATGGGCTCAGTAGGAGACGCGTTCCGGAAGTGCACATCACAGCTAGTGAACTGTCCAGGTATCTACATTCCTCCAACTTCCCCGAAAACCCTGCATGGCAATCGTCGTTATTGGAAAACTGGCCCTGTTCCGCCACCTCACGGCCACTCGATCGCTCTACAAGACTTCATCAAGGTCGAGATGGAGTCATTCAGTCAGCCAAGCGAGATTGTCATCTTATTCACCGCCAGCAGTCAACAGGTCAACGTGACAACCCCCGACAACTAGTACAAGCTACAAagaccggtagagcacgccgaacgtgcTCAACGCGCTTATAGAGCGCTAaaaggtgattagcgttcctataaCTTTACTCCAACCGTTCGATCTACCGGGTCTTTGTTGCTTACAGATCCATGTTCTACTAATTTCACCCATTTGCGGTATTTTCATCGAGATCAATCTACAAAGACCGGCAGAGCACGCCGAATGTGACTCACTGCGCATGTCGAGCGCTaataggtgattagcgttccaaaTTGTCACATTTTCTTGTTCGATCTACCGGTTCTTTGTCGATTACAGATCCTTTCCTACATTATTGCTATATCGTCACCGAGCATTCATCGCCATGCACCAAGCCACGTCAGAAGCCGAATCTTCTAAGACCGGTAGAGCACACCGAACGTTGCTCAACGCGCTAAAGGGgcgctaacaggtgattagcgttcctctAACCTTACTCTACGCCGTTCGTTCTACCGGGTCTCTTTTGTCGTCCACAGATTCTGCACCAGTGCCTAAGTTGAGACGAAGCAGGTTCCTCGATGTGCGACGTGCCAGTTGTGCCTTCGAATCCAGCCGAAGTAGTGAACAGCTGCCTTTCCGACGCAAAGATGGTTCATGTCGGGTCCAATCGTGTCTCTTGGTCCAACCGTGTACCCTGGCCCAACCGTGTCGCATGGTCCAACCGACTGAGGAGCCCGCAATCAATTGGTCCGAAATTGGTTGAAACAGCAGtttcaaggtggccggaatgATCGGTACTGTACCGATCAGGAAATAGCatctaagtttttgtttgtaatatgtgtctagttttatgttcacttgacactttaatcCATTTGCTCGCAAACACCACTTTCTGTACACGTACCCTAGCATTAATATGTACTCTCTCGCAACATAAGAACTTTCGCCGAGAGAGACTCACACAATAGAATGTAAGCCATTTTAGTTGTTAGAATAGAAAATAACATTGAATCGAACGCACGGATCTTTCACTTCGTTCCAATAAAGTACTTATCTAAAGTCCAACCAAGCGACTTATCTCAAGTTTATCCGAAATCGGGTCTAGTTAAGTGGTGGCAAAATAGTTGCATCAAGTTGCACCGTGATACCCATACAAAGTACACCGAAGTGCAAACAAAATTCTTCCCCCATCGGGTGAATCAGCTGCTGTGTGTTAAGTGTAGGCGACTTACCCGGATTCCTGCTGCTAGTGGATGCCGTCGACTTAGAGACGGGAAGAAAACCCTCGAATTCCGaaccccccatcggccgagcccgaacagttatttttgtcatttttgtcatttttgtcatttttgtcatttttgtcatttttgtcatttttgtcatttttgtcatttttgtcatttttgtcatttttgtcatttttgtcatttttgtcatttttgtcatttatgtcatttttgtcatttttgtcatttttgtcatttttgtcatttttgtcatttttgtcatttttgtcatttttgtcatttttgtcatttttgtcatttttgtcatttttgtcatttttgtcatttttgtcatttttgtcatttttgtcatttttgtcatttttgtcatttttgtcatttttgtcatttttgtcatttttgtcatttttgtcatttttgtcatttttgtcatttttgtcatttttgtcatttttgtcatttttgtcatttttgtcatttttgtcatttttgtcatttttgtcatttttgtcatttttgtcatttttgtcatttttgtcatttttgtcatttttgtcatttttgtcatttttgtcatttttgtcatttttgtcatttttgtcatttttgtcaattttgtcatttttgtcatttttgtcatttttgtcatttttgtcatttttgtcatttttgtcatttttgtcatttctgtcatttttgtcatttttgtcatttttgtcatttttgtcatttttgtcatttttgtcatttttgcctttttgtcatttttgtcatttttgtcatttttgtcatttttgtcatttttgtcatttttgtcatttttgtcatttttgtcatttttgtcatttttgtcatttttgtcatttttgtcatttttgtcatttttgccatttttgtcatttttgtcatttttgtcatttttgtcatttttgtcatttttgtcatttttgtcatttttgtcatttttgtcatttttgtcatttttgtcatttttgtcatttttgtcatttttgtcatttttgtcatttttgtaatatttgtcatttttttaatttttgtgatttttgtgatttttgtcatttttgtcatttttgtcatttttgtcatttttgtcatttttgtcatttttgtcatttttgtcatttttgtcatttttgtcatttttgtcatttttgtcatttttgtcatttttgtcatttttgtcatttttgtcaaatcattaatatcttcttttcaaattacattgggtgcaaaattttcaatgtaagGCTTGGTAAAATGTCGTTTTTTAAGGCTTCAAAAAGCTCATTGTTTCATTAGGTTGAAACTCATGGGTGAcccaaatttccaacaaaagGAGAACATTTAAACATTTCTATTGTCTTCATTGCTAAATCAGGTCATTCAATATTTGTTCTGAATGGCGGGAATTTCCTCTAACAGAAATGCATAACAGCACATTAGTacgaaaaaacacattttaagtCATAATGATCCTAACCTTCCGTTCTAATCCATTTTGGAGATACCAGCTGAAGCTGAAGCTGAAAAACCTGTACAAGTTTATAAGGATATAACAGAAGAGTTGATTTGAAAcccatttttgtgtttttaaaatttaaaagatagtACAAGAGCGTGTTAATGCTTGAGCTAGAATTACATTGATCTGTATACAACTACGGGTATTAATCGAATATTTAGGAATCTAGCAGAAAACatcaattgaaaacattttaataaaaaagtctGATCAAGACCAATAATATGTTTGACATACATAACtgcttaagtttttttcatagaatGTTACTTTCAATATATATTTAGGTATAAACGTgtctacaaaaaaatcaaccgatGTATaagaatgatttgaaaaataaataaacttaaattggGAAGCGTTACTAATTCTGAATCAAatgagaattatttttaaaaaacttactttTACAGTATTTCTgacaatgaaaatttgaaccGGCTTTAAGGTAAAAGGTGCAATTAAACCCACATGTTTGCATGTTGTGTTCATTTTATTCATCTTCCAAAACCTACTTTCTGAATGAATGAAACTTATTGTTACTGAATCGaatgtttgttgatttttagaaaaaaatgggtataaaAACATCCAACTTACGAGGCTGGTATCACATTATTCGAAAAGTCGAAGTAGTTGCTGTACTTTGGATTTTTTGACTTATTGTTGAGAATAatagataaaaatgaaatttttcaacaacgGACTTTTTTGGTTTGTCTGATGCTGGCTGCAGTAAGTAttatataaaaagtaaaaactttGAAGAATTCATCTCATCAATAATTTATATCAGACCGGCCATGCAGCCATAAGAAATCCTGCAATGTTTTCCACTCCTAGCCCCTTAAATAAGTGATTCATTATGCTAAGGAAAAAGCATCTGCTAAATGGAAAGTTATTATGGACTTGAAAACAACTATAAGTGGAGTCAtcagttttatttgttttttattaataatcgATTAAAggtttgaatatttcatatagaCATTTTATCACTTCAATGCCctgattatttcttcaaaaatctctCACTTCTAATAAACAAAGAGTTAAACTGATTAGGGGCATCAatttattacgtaacgctcctagagGGGGAGAGAATAAGcacgagcgttacgaattgtgacataggggagagGAGAGGTTTGCTCATTGTTACGTAACGAATTTTTTCGTCGAAAAATTCTATACAAATCGCAACCATTTTGATGCAATTCAATTTTTGCAGGAGAATGGTAAAAAATCTAGGGCTGTTAAAATTTGTGAACTTCAACATGATTTCAGCTGTATTTGTATCTTTTCCTCTTATAAACATTCCGAGAGAGACTTCTTAAGATTTGTATTGGATATCcatgaaataaccgttggaaaaacGAATATAGACCCCCACGAGCTCAtaagtactaagaagcgatcaTGTCAGATCTTAACTCAATTTATTTGgttgtctggattttgaagagTGTTTAAACATATTATATTCAAACTCTTTTTTCAACttcgaaaatcaaaattcaaaaatatgggGCGGAGTATTTACAAGCGTTACCTAATTTTCTTTGAGGGGGTGTGACGCAGTGTTACTATTTGTTACATATGAGGGGCCGGGGTATTAAAAGagaattttttgcgttacgtaggCATTTCGTTTTACGAGGTTCCACTTATCCTAGGTGGTTCTTCTCCCGCGGGTTTCTActgaaaataaaactcaaatataCCATTCTACGGTGTAATCATCCTTGTTGAAAAATAGGATCTTTAAAAAGTCTTGTTCGCATATGTTTACATGCTTAAGAACCAGATTTATATAAAATTAtacatgaagaaaaacattgttatcattagatgataaaaaatataaggCTTTTTTGTAAGCATTATTAATCGAGGGATCAACGATACGTTTTCAATCTCAAAATATGAGGCTAAATCAAATCAAgcttccttaaaaaaatttttttctacatcCTTAACTTACCAAAGTCAACATCAAAGCTGGGAATGGAATAAACTAGACAATATAAGCAATGTGAACAGGATATTTTGTATGTTGGTTGAATATGAAATAGTACctaattgattctttgttgtcTCGAGAAATATGTTATAAGCAAAAACAagtgttatataaaattttaattgtttttataaactttaattAACGGAAATGGCAATCAGTTAACAAATATATTAATTGATCTAACAATGTTAatgatagaaattgaaaaagttttttatttgcgattttttttttcaaatcttaaagacttttcaaatgcaaaatgaTCAAACTGAGGTAAGGTGTTTTCAAGATTGTATGAaaacaacttttgaaaacacataataataaaaaatctctaaacaaaactttttataataacatcatcacaatttttatttccaaagccatgaatttttttattaaacatgaattgacatttttttttgtttaagtacTGAACATAACACAATAACAAAGACGCCAAAATATGTCCACTGTcacatgaaaacaaaaagttcATTCCAAAGCTAttatagggtaagtgagccctattttggcatggtccttttcttggcatgccaacatgtcttttcatgtttttcaagtccaaattgagctaaaaaatttcgagtatattttcattgcgaagagaataatttgtttcaaatctgtgcataccgaattttttgattgtttgtactctattgaagaagctaatttttttcgatctgcatccgaggcaattatgttggaaatcatcgtatgaaaatcagatgaactcacctttt includes these proteins:
- the LOC129760117 gene encoding uncharacterized protein LOC129760117, with protein sequence METADGSLRTEAEPSTTQIHEKGSVARHSRPNNPKTTLGDSNTKATQRNSTRNAHHKIPGSHAQPGKRHRIDSVDDKPHCYLPHHPVLKEASKTTNERVVFDASCEPNSRYALNDTLLVGSVAQHSQLSNTPSSAAKVNDKGEDAACESCCYFVPLAKQPSVTCLGLCAPVLPTEFRIPKPPRHRWRTIAANRLTAIQKDTDGLSRRRVPEVHITASELSRYLHSSNFPENPAWQSSLLENWPCSATSRPLDRSTRLHQGRDGVIQSAKRDCHLIHRQQSTGQRDNPRQLVQATKTGRARRTCSTRL
- the LOC129760115 gene encoding uncharacterized protein LOC129760115; protein product: MASKAEKKLAADLLTRRRACAERDVVEKFVADFTYERDCCQVAVRLEALNKCNELFLNVQNDIEMGDSEERFETHLEFRADFEDRFCRAKGFLLSKLESREHPLSSTIIHASASHSMSSSFHHRLPKIDLPKFSGDESRWISFRDNFLSMIHCNEDIPIVNKLQYLLQSLEGEARKPFESVDIQADNYSSTWDALKKRYDNKRFLRKELFRGLYNLPPIQYESAQDLNTLVDDFQRHVKALGKLGEPIEHWDTPLIFILSNKLDSATIRAWEQDTRQKDEVKYDELIEFLIHQVRMLKSVDSDLQHRSSVPTVFKVAGQITKKPVPIRSVVNTATSETQSSTSPCHCCLRTHPLHQCPAFSNLSSSQRREFVTQHSLCWNCFRANHRATSCKSKFLCRICQAKHHTMLHDHQISHLEQLSTEEPHPVQANPGPSRLLSPPTVNLSVHSDSTVLLETVSLLVVDRYGRKIQARALLDSAAMSNFITKKLANELATRQSPVDIAVAGIGESVKRIKHKLAAKIISRNSDFSTTLDFLVMKKPTSHLPTSPIDTTAWKMPKVPLADPQFHVPATIDIIIGGECYHEFHTGLHHRTTSVLPLHR